A window of the Synechococcus sp. JA-3-3Ab genome harbors these coding sequences:
- the coaD gene encoding pantetheine-phosphate adenylyltransferase, with protein sequence MIALYPGSFDPITFGHLDIIERASRLFSKVIVAVLKNPNKTPLFTPEQRQAQILLSVAHLKNVEVDTFSGLTVAYARQRGARVIVRGLRVLSDFDVELQMAHTNKLLAPELETLFLATASEHSFVSSSLVKEVAKLGGPIDHLVPPPVAQDLRERFPLT encoded by the coding sequence ATGATTGCCCTCTACCCCGGCAGCTTCGACCCCATCACCTTTGGGCACCTCGACATCATCGAGCGGGCCAGCCGTCTGTTTTCCAAAGTCATCGTTGCAGTCCTGAAAAACCCCAACAAAACGCCTCTGTTTACTCCTGAGCAGCGGCAAGCCCAGATCCTCCTCTCTGTTGCCCACCTAAAAAACGTTGAGGTCGACACCTTTTCCGGCCTGACGGTGGCCTACGCCCGCCAGCGAGGGGCAAGAGTCATTGTGCGCGGCTTGCGGGTGCTATCTGACTTTGATGTCGAGCTGCAGATGGCCCACACCAACAAGCTCCTGGCTCCTGAGTTGGAAACCCTTTTCCTTGCGACTGCCAGCGAGCACAGCTTTGTCAGTAGCAGCTTAGTTAAGGAAGTGGCCAAGCTAGGCGGCCCCATTGACCACCTGGTACCCCCGCCGGTGGCTCAAGATCTGCGGGAGCGTTTCCCCTTAACTTGA
- the cutA gene encoding divalent-cation tolerance protein CutA, giving the protein MEEKTAPDTLAVVMTTVGSEADAHRLAHTLVAERYVACAQVLPPITSYYRWQGSLQTEKEYLLLLKLPSRAYPRLEPRLRELHPYQEPEILALPAAQVSATYLAWAREQVG; this is encoded by the coding sequence CTGGCGGTTGTCATGACCACCGTGGGATCCGAAGCCGACGCCCATCGTTTGGCACACACTCTGGTGGCCGAGCGCTATGTGGCCTGTGCCCAGGTGCTGCCGCCGATCACCTCCTACTACCGCTGGCAGGGATCCCTGCAGACAGAGAAAGAATACTTGCTGCTGCTTAAGTTGCCCAGCAGGGCTTATCCCCGCCTGGAACCGCGGCTGCGGGAGCTCCACCCCTACCAGGAGCCGGAGATCCTGGCTCTGCCGGCTGCTCAGGTAAGCGCTACCTATCTGGCGTGGGCCCGAGAGCAGGTAGGCTAA
- a CDS encoding TRC40/GET3/ArsA family transport-energizing ATPase — MQRIILMTGKGGVGKTSMAAATGWRCAELGLKTLVLSTDPAHSLADSFDRPLGHEPVEVKPNLWGAELDALQELELNWGSVKAYITQVLQARGLDGVQAQELAVLPGMDEIFALVRVNRHYDEGKFDVLIIDSAPTGTALRLLSLPDVSGWYMRKFYKPLQGLARVLRPIAEPIVKGLTGIPLPDDQVLDAPYEFYQKIERLERILTDNRITSVRLVTNPEKMVIKESLRAHAYLSLYGVATDLVIANRILPEGVVDPYFAAWKAAQQKYRQEIHENFAPLPVVEIPLYPEELVGWDALARLKKDLWGDRNPAEVFYAEQTMNVASDNGQYRLDLYLPGIPKEQVELSKTGDELNIRIGNHRRNLVLPQTLAAMKPARAKMEEDYLRIHFAA, encoded by the coding sequence ATGCAACGCATCATCCTCATGACCGGCAAAGGTGGGGTCGGCAAGACCTCGATGGCGGCAGCAACCGGCTGGCGTTGTGCCGAGCTCGGCCTGAAGACCCTGGTGTTGAGCACGGATCCGGCCCACTCCTTGGCCGACAGTTTCGACCGGCCCCTGGGCCACGAGCCGGTGGAGGTCAAGCCCAACCTCTGGGGAGCAGAGCTAGACGCCCTGCAGGAGCTGGAACTGAACTGGGGATCCGTCAAGGCCTACATCACGCAGGTGTTGCAGGCCCGCGGGCTGGATGGCGTGCAGGCCCAGGAGCTGGCGGTGCTGCCGGGGATGGACGAGATCTTCGCCCTGGTGCGGGTCAACCGCCACTACGACGAGGGCAAGTTTGATGTGCTGATTATCGACTCGGCTCCCACCGGTACGGCCTTGCGCCTTTTGAGCCTGCCCGATGTTTCCGGCTGGTACATGCGCAAGTTCTACAAACCTTTGCAGGGGTTGGCGCGGGTGCTGCGCCCCATTGCCGAGCCGATTGTAAAAGGGCTAACCGGGATCCCCCTGCCGGATGACCAGGTGCTGGATGCCCCCTACGAGTTCTACCAGAAGATCGAGCGGCTGGAGCGCATCCTCACCGACAACCGCATCACCTCGGTGCGCCTAGTCACCAACCCCGAAAAGATGGTGATCAAGGAGTCGCTGCGGGCCCATGCCTACCTCAGCCTCTACGGCGTCGCCACCGATTTGGTGATTGCCAACCGCATTTTGCCGGAAGGGGTGGTGGATCCCTACTTTGCCGCCTGGAAGGCCGCCCAGCAGAAATATCGCCAGGAGATCCACGAGAACTTTGCCCCCCTGCCGGTGGTGGAGATCCCGCTTTACCCAGAGGAGCTGGTGGGGTGGGACGCCCTGGCCCGCCTGAAAAAGGATCTCTGGGGGGATCGCAACCCGGCGGAGGTGTTCTACGCCGAGCAGACGATGAACGTGGCTAGCGACAACGGCCAGTACCGCCTGGATCTGTACTTGCCCGGGATCCCAAAAGAGCAGGTGGAGCTGAGCAAAACTGGCGACGAGCTCAACATCCGCATTGGCAACCACCGCCGCAACCTGGTGTTGCCCCAGACCCTGGCCGCCATGAAGCCGGCCCGTGCCAAGATGGAGGAAGATTACCTGCGCATCCATTTTGCCGCCTGA
- a CDS encoding RNA-guided endonuclease InsQ/TnpB family protein yields the protein MRISSPSCTASAVGSTDSENTGLQSRKIRIYPEPALAKVWKRWQAACRYCYNQAIAYQRQHGAPKTARKLRDIILRSDLPQWVKDVPCHIKQNAVVEAWLAFRRSKDARFRSVRDRSHTLQFNAGNFRNGTWYPKLTRGLAFRASEEMPREWARGTELMRVKDRWYAIFPEPVNEQCSLAKGVIALDPGVRSFLTGFDGAGFVDIAKGDFGRIVRLCYHLDDLQSRLSKAPRPKRRRMRQAAFRLRERIRNLVDECHRKVAAFLTDNYRLIFLPTFESAKMVAKAGRKFGSKTARAMLTWAHYRFKQLLKFQAKKKNVVVVEVSEAYTSKTCTKCGHIHTKLGGAKVFRCPKCNHRLPRDWQGALGVMLRALRDTAFLFGLRPANAVASASRSDNGNGQNAIASPLSSNAQQCSA from the coding sequence TTGAGGATATCCTCACCATCCTGCACTGCTTCAGCAGTCGGCTCTACGGACTCAGAAAATACCGGGCTGCAATCGAGAAAGATACGGATTTATCCGGAGCCAGCGCTGGCTAAAGTCTGGAAGCGGTGGCAAGCGGCGTGCCGGTACTGCTACAACCAAGCGATTGCCTATCAGCGTCAGCATGGTGCCCCAAAAACGGCCAGAAAGCTGCGGGACATCATCCTGCGCTCCGATTTACCTCAGTGGGTGAAGGACGTCCCTTGTCACATCAAGCAGAACGCGGTCGTCGAGGCGTGGTTGGCGTTTCGCCGAAGCAAAGACGCGAGGTTTCGCAGTGTGCGGGACAGGTCGCATACGCTGCAATTCAACGCCGGCAACTTTCGCAATGGGACGTGGTATCCGAAACTCACCCGAGGTTTGGCGTTCCGTGCATCCGAGGAGATGCCCAGAGAATGGGCACGTGGAACTGAGCTAATGCGGGTGAAAGACAGATGGTATGCCATCTTCCCTGAGCCCGTGAACGAGCAGTGTTCGTTAGCAAAGGGGGTGATCGCACTTGATCCTGGAGTAAGAAGCTTCCTTACAGGGTTTGATGGGGCGGGCTTTGTAGATATCGCCAAGGGAGACTTTGGCAGGATCGTTCGGCTGTGCTACCACCTAGACGATCTGCAATCTAGGCTGAGTAAAGCACCGCGACCCAAGCGTAGGCGAATGCGGCAAGCGGCGTTTCGTCTGCGGGAGAGAATCAGGAACTTGGTGGACGAGTGCCATCGCAAGGTAGCGGCGTTCCTAACGGATAACTACCGATTGATATTCCTCCCCACTTTCGAGTCAGCCAAGATGGTTGCCAAGGCAGGGAGGAAGTTTGGTAGCAAGACAGCAAGGGCGATGCTCACCTGGGCGCACTATCGGTTCAAGCAGCTCCTGAAGTTTCAAGCCAAGAAGAAAAACGTGGTTGTCGTGGAAGTATCGGAAGCGTACACCAGCAAAACCTGTACCAAGTGCGGGCACATCCACACTAAGTTGGGTGGCGCAAAGGTGTTTCGATGCCCAAAGTGCAACCATAGGCTACCACGAGATTGGCAAGGCGCTCTGGGTGTTATGCTCAGGGCTTTGCGGGATACCGCCTTTCTGTTTGGACTCCGTCCCGCTAACGCGGTCGCGTCAGCATCGCGTAGTGACAACGGAAACGGACAGAATGCTATCGCTTCACCGCTGAGCAGTAATGCTCAGCAGTGTTCAGCGTAA
- the trmFO gene encoding FADH(2)-oxidizing methylenetetrahydrofolate--tRNA-(uracil(54)-C(5))-methyltransferase TrmFO, translating into MPHSMSRAETLAPIHVVGGGLAGTEAAWQIAQLGVPVILSEMRPVRQSPAHHTDQLGELVCSNSFGALASDRAAGLLKEELRQLGSLVIATADRHAVPAGGALAVDRARFSQALTEAIANHPLITLRREEVTGIPEGIAVLCTGPLTSEPLAKALQAFTGLEYLSFFDASSPIVTGDSLNRAVVFQASRYDKGEAAYLNCPMTEAEYERFCQALVEAEQVPLKDFEKEERKFFEGCLPIEEMARRGKDTLRFGPLKPVGLVDPRTGSRPYAVVQLRQEDRAGKLWNLVGFQTNLKWGEQQRVFRLIPGLEAAEFVRFGVMHRNTFLNSPQLLLPTLQFRRRPTLLAAGQLVGTEGYACAVAGGWLAGQNAARLALGLPLITLPPETMMGSLFQFISSADPKHFQPMPANFGLLPELEGQKVRSKQERYARYRDRALAALAATGLVRQAQTA; encoded by the coding sequence ATGCCCCATTCCATGAGCCGAGCAGAGACCCTAGCTCCCATCCATGTGGTGGGTGGGGGGCTGGCGGGGACAGAAGCCGCCTGGCAGATTGCCCAGTTGGGGGTGCCCGTCATCCTGTCGGAGATGCGCCCTGTGCGGCAGAGCCCGGCCCACCACACGGATCAACTGGGAGAGCTGGTGTGCAGCAATTCCTTCGGGGCCCTAGCCAGCGACCGGGCGGCAGGCCTGCTCAAGGAAGAGCTGCGCCAACTGGGATCCCTGGTCATCGCCACCGCCGATCGCCACGCCGTGCCGGCAGGGGGAGCCCTGGCCGTGGATCGGGCCCGCTTTAGCCAGGCCCTAACGGAAGCCATCGCCAACCATCCCCTCATCACCCTGCGCCGGGAGGAGGTGACCGGGATCCCGGAAGGGATAGCCGTCCTCTGCACGGGCCCGCTGACCAGCGAGCCCTTAGCTAAGGCGCTGCAAGCTTTTACGGGCCTGGAATACCTGAGCTTTTTTGACGCTTCCAGCCCCATTGTTACCGGGGATTCCCTCAACCGGGCGGTGGTGTTTCAGGCTTCCCGCTACGACAAGGGGGAAGCGGCCTACCTCAACTGCCCCATGACCGAGGCGGAGTACGAGCGCTTCTGCCAGGCGCTGGTGGAGGCCGAGCAGGTGCCCCTCAAAGACTTTGAAAAGGAGGAGCGCAAGTTTTTCGAGGGCTGCCTGCCCATTGAAGAAATGGCCCGCCGCGGCAAAGATACTCTCCGCTTTGGGCCCCTGAAGCCGGTGGGGCTGGTGGATCCGCGCACGGGATCCCGGCCCTATGCGGTGGTGCAGCTACGCCAGGAGGACCGAGCAGGCAAGCTGTGGAACCTGGTGGGCTTTCAGACCAATCTGAAGTGGGGAGAACAGCAGCGGGTCTTTCGCCTCATCCCTGGCCTGGAGGCGGCGGAGTTTGTCCGCTTTGGCGTGATGCACCGCAACACCTTTTTGAATTCGCCGCAGCTTCTGTTGCCTACGTTGCAATTTCGCCGCCGGCCAACGCTGTTGGCTGCCGGCCAGTTGGTGGGCACCGAAGGCTACGCCTGTGCCGTGGCAGGAGGGTGGCTGGCCGGACAGAACGCCGCCCGCCTGGCCCTGGGGCTGCCTTTGATCACGCTGCCGCCGGAGACGATGATGGGATCCCTATTCCAGTTCATCAGCAGCGCCGATCCCAAGCACTTCCAGCCCATGCCGGCCAATTTTGGCCTCCTGCCGGAGCTGGAGGGGCAAAAAGTTCGCAGCAAACAAGAGCGCTACGCCCGCTACCGGGATCGCGCCTTGGCTGCTCTGGCGGCCACAGGCCTGGTGCGCCAGGCGCAAACTGCCTGA
- a CDS encoding acetate kinase, which produces MPILVLNAGSSSLKSSLFATVESTVETTPLWQAQVDFAYQPDQALIQVRRQGGPWEPFPALSSPSGISGLASLFQSLWQGEGSPLATAAEIKAIGHRVVHGGSLYRQPTLITPEVEQAIEQLSPLAPAHNPPALEGIRLLRQLLPGIPQVAVFDTAFHQQMPAAAALYPLPYAWAEQGIRRYGFHGINHEHCARRAAEILGRPLEELQLITCHLGNGCSLAAIRGGHSVDTTMGYTPLEGLMMGSRSGSVDPGILIHQLRRGMDVEELDRILNRESGLQGVSGLSSDMRVILEAMQAGHARAELAFNLFIHRLRSQIGAMLMSLDRLDALVFSGGIGENAAPVRAAACANLGFLGIQIDPVLNAGSPRNCDISTSDAPVRVLVISAQEDWAIANACQKLLQEE; this is translated from the coding sequence GTGCCCATCCTGGTCCTCAACGCTGGCTCCAGCAGCCTTAAATCCTCTCTCTTTGCAACCGTTGAGAGTACGGTGGAGACCACCCCCCTTTGGCAGGCGCAGGTGGACTTTGCCTACCAGCCCGACCAGGCCCTGATTCAAGTCCGGCGGCAGGGCGGTCCCTGGGAGCCTTTTCCCGCCCTTTCCTCTCCCTCCGGCATTAGCGGTTTGGCTTCTCTCTTTCAAAGCCTCTGGCAGGGGGAGGGATCCCCGTTGGCCACAGCGGCTGAGATCAAGGCCATTGGCCACCGGGTGGTGCATGGGGGATCCCTCTATCGCCAGCCCACCTTGATTACGCCCGAGGTGGAACAGGCCATCGAGCAACTAAGCCCCCTGGCACCGGCTCACAATCCCCCTGCTCTTGAGGGCATTCGCCTCCTGCGCCAACTGTTGCCTGGGATCCCGCAGGTGGCTGTCTTCGACACCGCTTTTCACCAGCAGATGCCTGCGGCAGCCGCCCTCTATCCTCTTCCCTACGCCTGGGCCGAGCAAGGGATCCGCCGCTACGGCTTCCACGGCATCAACCACGAGCACTGCGCCCGCCGCGCCGCTGAGATCCTGGGGCGGCCCCTGGAAGAGCTGCAGCTCATCACCTGCCACCTGGGCAATGGCTGTTCTCTGGCGGCCATTCGCGGGGGCCACAGCGTCGACACCACCATGGGCTACACCCCCCTGGAGGGCCTGATGATGGGATCCCGCTCCGGCTCGGTGGATCCGGGGATCCTCATCCACCAGTTGCGCCGGGGCATGGACGTGGAGGAGCTGGATCGGATCTTGAACCGGGAATCGGGCTTGCAGGGCGTGTCCGGCCTCAGCAGCGACATGCGAGTGATCCTGGAAGCCATGCAGGCAGGCCATGCCCGCGCCGAGCTGGCCTTTAACCTCTTCATCCACCGCCTGCGCAGCCAGATTGGGGCCATGCTCATGAGCCTGGATCGGCTGGATGCTTTGGTCTTCTCCGGCGGCATCGGGGAAAACGCGGCGCCGGTACGGGCCGCAGCCTGTGCCAACCTAGGCTTTTTGGGGATCCAGATCGACCCAGTTCTCAACGCCGGATCCCCGCGCAACTGCGACATCAGCACCTCTGATGCTCCGGTGCGGGTGTTGGTCATCTCAGCCCAGGAAGACTGGGCCATTGCCAATGCCTGCCAAAAGCTCCTGCAAGAGGAATAG
- a CDS encoding FHA domain-containing protein: MQIQLSWEDPITEEQQELIFPLPLALGRELAQLPQEWQGREVARAVFASQEISRYHALVYLGEDGQVIYEDRSANGSRINGEKIRQARRVLQGGEVVELGPYSITVGLVSPRDPNATLLTGTPTLLLEPRTELIRPATQPDTAFEVPPASTVVFTPEQLPEVRAGSDFPPPDLFRAEQIALSALKATGLPVEETLYLALGGGIGSFVWVDTLRIYGVRPEHIRVISIARKPYERYERLLTNCQIPRWKRIRSGSDSCPDNIWGWPGYALRDAWRSFFSGRLLEAFGFLWQVFSEPLLADTYTPRAGDVFASMDREAARIGWEQMLCYGHIRAIRKTEDGRYVVAYSATRPGHTDHRFMVAKYLHLATGYPAIKLLNDLQEFREKTGDLRSVVHGYEPHDHVYEQLEKQGGTVLIRGFGIVASQVMERLYEARKVNPRISVVHLSRAPKSGNRFGRAKRAVENHWEFQPFNWPKATWGGVLRAKLEAATPLERRELLEAWGGTTTASRRKWRRIVRQGLREGWYSIVFGKVESVVPGDKGKPVTYIRGTHNNTQLKVEADFVIDCTGLVSDPMTNPLLNDLITHYNLPLNPHGRLHVSNDFELVEMRNRDGRMYAAGIITLGGPYAPVDTFLGLQYCAHRSVEHLARLRAPGVKGLEGIRSLWQWCKWALNISP, encoded by the coding sequence ATGCAAATTCAACTGAGCTGGGAAGATCCCATCACCGAAGAACAGCAGGAGCTGATTTTTCCATTGCCTCTTGCCTTGGGCAGGGAGCTGGCCCAATTGCCACAGGAATGGCAAGGTCGAGAAGTGGCGCGGGCTGTGTTTGCCAGCCAGGAGATCTCCCGTTATCACGCCCTCGTCTATCTCGGTGAGGATGGCCAGGTCATCTATGAAGATCGCAGTGCCAACGGCAGCCGCATCAATGGGGAAAAAATCCGTCAGGCACGCCGGGTGCTCCAGGGGGGAGAAGTGGTGGAGCTTGGCCCCTACAGCATCACCGTGGGTTTGGTGTCCCCCAGGGATCCCAATGCCACCCTTTTGACCGGCACCCCTACTCTTTTGCTGGAGCCGCGCACCGAACTGATTCGCCCGGCCACCCAACCCGACACCGCATTTGAGGTTCCCCCGGCTTCCACGGTGGTTTTTACCCCAGAGCAGCTTCCTGAAGTGCGGGCTGGCTCGGATTTTCCGCCGCCGGATTTGTTTCGAGCTGAGCAAATTGCCCTGAGCGCCCTCAAAGCCACCGGACTACCTGTGGAAGAGACCCTCTATTTGGCCTTGGGCGGCGGTATCGGCAGCTTTGTCTGGGTGGATACCCTGCGCATCTACGGGGTCAGACCGGAACACATCCGCGTCATCAGCATTGCCCGCAAACCCTACGAACGGTATGAACGGCTTTTGACCAACTGCCAGATCCCCCGCTGGAAGCGAATTCGCTCTGGCTCCGATTCTTGTCCAGACAACATTTGGGGCTGGCCCGGCTATGCCCTGCGAGATGCTTGGCGTTCCTTTTTCTCCGGCCGATTGTTGGAAGCATTCGGCTTTTTGTGGCAGGTATTTAGTGAGCCCTTGTTGGCAGATACCTATACGCCGCGGGCGGGGGATGTATTTGCCTCAATGGATCGGGAGGCAGCCCGAATTGGTTGGGAGCAAATGTTGTGTTACGGCCATATTCGCGCCATTCGCAAAACGGAGGATGGGCGATATGTGGTGGCCTATTCGGCAACGCGGCCCGGCCATACAGATCACCGTTTTATGGTGGCCAAGTATCTCCATTTGGCAACTGGATATCCGGCCATCAAGTTGCTCAACGACCTGCAGGAGTTTCGCGAAAAAACAGGAGATTTGAGATCGGTGGTACACGGCTATGAGCCTCATGATCACGTTTATGAGCAGTTGGAGAAACAAGGTGGCACCGTCCTAATTCGGGGATTTGGGATCGTCGCCTCTCAGGTGATGGAACGCCTTTACGAAGCCCGCAAAGTCAACCCCCGCATCTCGGTGGTGCATCTGAGCCGTGCGCCCAAAAGCGGTAATCGCTTCGGACGAGCCAAACGGGCAGTGGAGAACCATTGGGAGTTTCAGCCCTTCAACTGGCCCAAGGCCACTTGGGGAGGAGTTCTGCGTGCCAAATTGGAAGCGGCGACCCCCCTGGAACGGCGCGAACTGCTGGAAGCTTGGGGCGGCACCACGACAGCAAGTCGGCGGAAATGGCGGCGGATCGTGCGGCAAGGGTTGCGAGAGGGCTGGTACTCGATTGTGTTCGGCAAGGTGGAGTCGGTGGTTCCCGGCGACAAGGGTAAGCCGGTAACCTACATTCGAGGTACCCACAACAACACGCAATTAAAGGTGGAGGCCGATTTCGTTATCGACTGTACGGGTTTGGTTTCGGATCCCATGACCAATCCTCTCCTCAACGATCTAATTACCCACTACAACCTGCCCCTCAATCCTCACGGGCGCTTGCATGTCTCCAACGACTTTGAGCTGGTGGAGATGCGCAACCGGGATGGGCGAATGTACGCTGCCGGGATCATCACCTTGGGCGGGCCCTATGCGCCGGTGGATACGTTTTTAGGTTTACAGTACTGTGCCCATCGCTCGGTGGAACACCTGGCTCGACTGCGGGCACCGGGGGTCAAAGGCTTAGAAGGGATCCGATCCCTGTGGCAATGGTGCAAGTGGGCCCTAAACATCAGCCCCTAG
- the psbQ gene encoding photosystem II protein PsbQ produces MMRRWPNLLLIAILTLGLWLGSLPVQAAAALPRELQQLEQHVERLQSLVDAEDWLEIRSYIHGPMGLTRKTLTSLANTLPQQQKREMLRLAKEMGRSLEELDFAAKAYDQPEVEAAQAKVRKTLQELRALFS; encoded by the coding sequence ATGATGCGTCGTTGGCCCAATCTGCTGCTGATTGCCATCCTCACATTGGGTCTGTGGCTGGGATCCCTTCCTGTCCAGGCGGCTGCCGCCTTGCCCCGAGAGCTACAGCAGCTAGAGCAACACGTAGAGCGGCTGCAGAGCCTGGTGGACGCTGAGGATTGGCTGGAGATCCGCTCCTACATTCACGGGCCGATGGGCCTGACCCGCAAGACCCTAACCAGCCTGGCAAACACCTTGCCCCAGCAGCAAAAGCGGGAGATGCTGCGCTTGGCCAAGGAAATGGGCCGCAGCTTGGAAGAACTGGACTTTGCCGCCAAAGCCTACGACCAACCAGAGGTGGAAGCTGCCCAGGCCAAGGTGAGAAAGACGTTGCAAGAGCTCAGGGCCCTGTTTTCGTAG
- a CDS encoding FHA domain-containing protein, producing the protein MCQLTLEWTEADRRRSQTVSPVPSKLVTIGRDPSCDVVLNDPTRSVSGVHAGLYFDPKTLNFHIRNLTRDRLPPKQPNPVWVNGRKIIQEELALEANSQIQLGHIVLRVKSIEVARKNQGVPLSRGTLDALKVKCSRLENPHYLPPEYQGQNCPYCGHLVLSATLVIPPPEAGKAPQPPL; encoded by the coding sequence GTGTGTCAACTCACTTTAGAATGGACCGAGGCCGACCGGCGCCGATCGCAAACGGTTTCGCCTGTTCCCTCCAAGCTGGTTACCATTGGACGGGATCCGAGCTGTGATGTGGTGCTCAATGACCCAACTCGCTCGGTCTCAGGAGTTCACGCCGGGCTTTATTTTGATCCCAAAACCTTAAACTTTCACATTCGCAACTTAACTCGGGATCGTTTGCCTCCTAAGCAGCCCAACCCCGTCTGGGTGAATGGCCGAAAAATAATTCAGGAAGAGCTTGCGCTTGAGGCCAATAGCCAAATTCAGTTGGGGCACATTGTGCTGAGGGTGAAGTCTATAGAAGTGGCCAGGAAGAATCAGGGGGTTCCCCTCAGCCGCGGCACTTTGGACGCCCTCAAGGTTAAGTGCAGCCGCCTGGAAAACCCTCACTACCTGCCCCCAGAATATCAGGGTCAGAATTGTCCCTACTGTGGACATTTGGTCTTGAGCGCTACCTTGGTGATCCCTCCTCCAGAAGCTGGCAAAGCCCCACAACCTCCTCTCTAG
- a CDS encoding IS607-like element ISSoc2 family transposase has translation MARYVKPREAADYFGVCLHTLRRWEQKGWIHAVRTPSGRARRYDLDSYIGLRPADANRAPKKDKRVVLYARVSSRGQKPDLERQIARLVDLYPGAEVVGEVGGGLNFKRPKFLALLERVRAGDVGTIVVAHRDRLCRFGFEFVEWYCRQYGCEILVLDDDHLSPQQELVEDILTILHCFSSRLYGLRKYRAAIEKDTDLSGASAG, from the coding sequence ATGGCTAGATATGTAAAACCGAGAGAAGCGGCGGATTATTTTGGGGTGTGTCTCCACACCTTGAGGCGATGGGAACAGAAGGGCTGGATCCATGCAGTACGTACACCATCCGGTAGGGCGAGAAGGTATGACCTTGACAGCTACATTGGCCTCCGGCCCGCTGACGCGAACAGAGCGCCCAAGAAGGACAAACGAGTCGTTTTGTACGCCCGAGTCAGCAGTCGAGGGCAGAAACCAGACTTGGAGAGACAGATTGCAAGACTGGTTGACCTCTATCCTGGAGCCGAAGTGGTCGGAGAGGTTGGCGGCGGTCTCAACTTCAAAAGGCCAAAGTTCCTTGCCTTATTGGAACGAGTTCGTGCGGGAGATGTCGGAACAATTGTGGTCGCTCACCGGGATCGACTCTGCCGGTTTGGATTTGAGTTCGTTGAGTGGTACTGCCGTCAATACGGGTGCGAAATCTTGGTTCTCGATGACGATCACCTTTCTCCCCAGCAGGAACTGGTTGAGGATATCCTCACCATCCTGCACTGCTTCAGCAGTCGGCTCTACGGACTCAGAAAATACCGGGCTGCAATCGAGAAAGATACGGATTTATCCGGAGCCAGCGCTGGCTAA
- a CDS encoding transposase: MAIAVPPEYTTQECSRCGYLVKKTLSTRTHRCPRCGLVLCRDHNAALNILRRGLELLGMVWNGTSGQSAPRRWREEGTAPQGGTLGEGGTAAMKGQPDMVSALVEPRTRILGLRPAVANAL, translated from the coding sequence GTGGCGATTGCCGTGCCGCCGGAGTACACCACCCAGGAGTGTTCAAGGTGCGGCTACCTGGTGAAGAAGACTTTATCCACTCGCACACACCGATGCCCGCGTTGCGGTCTGGTGCTGTGTCGCGACCACAACGCCGCTCTCAACATCTTGCGCCGAGGTCTAGAACTCTTAGGCATGGTGTGGAACGGTACCTCAGGGCAAAGCGCTCCCCGCCGCTGGCGCGAGGAGGGAACCGCCCCGCAAGGGGGAACGCTTGGGGAGGGTGGCACCGCTGCCATGAAGGGGCAACCTGACATGGTAAGTGCGCTCGTGGAACCAAGAACGAGAATCCTCGGCCTACGGCCCGCTGTCGCGAATGCCCTTTAG
- a CDS encoding transposase, with product MRVIRRADGYYAQFCLDLERREKSQYTGNVIGLDLGLEHFYTDQHGNKVSCPKFLRRAERRLKKHQRRLSRRFRKGIQKQSKNYLKQKQRLGKLHLKVQRQRRDWAIKFARCVVFAFGGAERFVSRHRGV from the coding sequence GTGCGGGTTATCCGACGAGCAGATGGGTACTACGCCCAGTTCTGCCTTGACCTTGAGCGCAGGGAAAAGAGCCAGTACACCGGCAACGTGATCGGCCTTGACTTAGGGCTGGAGCACTTCTACACCGACCAACACGGCAACAAGGTCAGTTGCCCTAAGTTTCTGCGCCGTGCTGAACGTAGACTCAAAAAACACCAAAGGAGGTTGAGTCGCCGGTTTAGAAAGGGCATTCAGAAACAGTCCAAGAACTATCTCAAGCAGAAACAACGTCTTGGCAAGCTGCACCTCAAGGTTCAACGCCAGCGTAGAGACTGGGCAATCAAATTTGCCCGGTGCGTGGTGTTCGCCTTCGGCGGCGCGGAGCGCTTTGTCTCACGACATCGTGGTGTATGA